The genomic DNA AGCAATATATGAAGGGCAAGCCCACCAAGTGGGGCATAAAACTCTTTGTAATGGCTGATGTCAACGGCTACAccattgacttcaaaatttacaCCGGGAAGTCAAACTTTTCATCGGGGAAAGGCCTGTCTTTTGATGTTGTCACATCACTAGTGAACAGAGACTACCTGGGGTCAGGCTATGTTATTTACTGTGACCATTTTTACACAAGCCCTCTCCTCTTTTGGCACCAGCACCAGCTGGGATTTGGTGCATGTGGGACTTATCGTGAAGGAAGAGCTGGTGTTCCTTCCACCAAAGAAAACACCTTGAACAAAAGGTCACCAAGACGCTCCATCCGATGGATCAGAGATAATGACCTTTTGTTTGTGAAGTGGGTAGACACAAGGGAGGTCTCTGTATGCACAAATGTTCACACAGTGTACTGTGGGGAGACTGTGCTGAGGTGGCAGACAACAGAGGATGGGCAAAAACAGAGGGTCCCTGTTCCCAGGCCCACAGCAGTTGGACAGTAAAATAAGTACATGGGGGGAGTTGATACCTCTGACCAGATGCTGGGAACAAAGTCAGTGCACCGTAAAACATGGAAGTGGTACATTTTGCAGCACTTCCTGGACATTGCGGTGACCAACAGCTTCATTATACACAAAGAGCTGTGTACCATCCACCAGGACAAGCCCATGACACGGCAACACTTCCAGGTGCTGCTGGCTGCTCAGCTCATAGGTGTTACTTTGGATGGCAGCCCCAAAGAGAGAAGCTGCAATCATCTGCCTGTTCTTGTGAGTGACGTTCAGGACATATCACAGAGGGCCAGCATGGAGTGCTGTTGTTGCAAATGATGCAAAAGGAGCACCCCATGGAAGTGCCAGGAGTGTGATGTGGGCCTATGCTTGCAATTAGATAGGAAATGCTTCAGAGAGCAGCACATTTGAGAAACTGGAGGGGAGGGTGCAAAAACACCTGAAGATACTAGGGAATAAAAAAGGCTCCTGAGTGAAAATTGTAAAACTCAGTGTGATAAAAAAGACTTGTACATATGTATTATAGTTAAGTTTTCAAGTTTGAAGTGTTAGATTGTTTGGTTaatgttttcagatttttttctgaataaaaaccaataaaatcttgaatttctgtttatttaaattcTAATTACAAACTCACCACACACAGTAATGGTCAATAACTGTAATATATTGAAAgtaatttgttttctgaaaaaaaggACACCTTGCACTTGAAGATAGCCCATTGTGTTATAATTTTagtccaaaaaacaaaatatgttaaAACAACCTATTTTAGCTTCAAGTTTTAAAGGGTTATTATTTAGAATTAACTATTTACTTGATACCGCTGGGCCTGAAGACGAGTTTTACTCACTGTGACTACTTGGGCAATTCTTTTTTAAATGGTTCTGTAGGTGACCTGATTGGttaaaactcttcccacatgaagagcagtggtatggtttctctccagtatggattctctcgtgtgttttcaagcTTATTTGccaagtgaaactctttccacagtgtgagcacttgtaaggtttttctccagtatgaattctttgaTGCTCTGTCAATTTGCCGGCTCTAATAAAggtcttcccacattcaaagcacacaTGATTCCTCACGCcagtatgtattttctggtgTTCTTTAAAATAGGACAGGTCTGCAAacctctttccacaaaaagaacacttgtaaggcttctcCTTTGTGTGAGTTTTCAGATGTCGTTTTAGTcctgaattaaaataaaaagttttaccaCATTTATCACATTCAAATGACCTTTCTCCAGAGTGACAGCGGAGATGATTTTTGAGACAGACAGCAGACGCAAAACATTTCCCACATTGATGGCATGtgtaaggcctctctccagtgtgaattctcatgtgtatATTAAGCTGTTCTTTTTCAAGGAAACttcttccacactgatggcatgagaaacgcttctctccagtgtgaactcttgTGTGCACCTTAAgatattttgtacatttaaaaccttttccacactgatggcatgtatAAGGCTTCTCTCCTGTGTGAGTTTTCGTGTGTGCATTAAGGTTTCCTTTCATGGTGAAActtttcccacactgatggcatgtgtaaggcctctctcctgtgtgaattctcatgtgtatATTAAGCTGTTCTTTTTCAAGAAAACTATTTCCACACAAATGGCATGAGAAacgcttctctccagtgtgaactcttgTGTGCACCTTAAgatattttgtacatttaaaaccttttccacactgatgacacgtgtaaggcttctctcctgtGTGAGTTTTCATGTGTGCATTAAGATTTCCTTTACTGGTGAAActtttcccacactgatggcacatgTAAGGCctctctcctgtgtgaattctcatgtgtacaTTAAGATGTTGTTTTTCAagaaaactttttccacactgatggcatgagaaacgcttctctccagtgtgaactcttgTGTGCACCTTaagatattttttacatttaaaaccttttccacactgatgacacgtgtaaggcttctctcctgtGTGAGTTTTCATGTGTGCATTAAGGTTTCCTTTAATAGTGAAActtttcccacactgatggcacgtgtaaggtttctctccagtatgaaatcTCATGTGTAAATAAAGCTGGCTTTTATATGGGAAACTCTTTCTACACTGTGAGCAGGTGAAAGTATTTTTTGCTGCTCTTCTTTGAGGCTTTTTTGGTGAGAAATTCTTCTTAGTCTTTGAGCaactcaaagatttttctccagttattaaatcatgatgtttctgattctgaagtttctcctccacttcattcagttcttgatgtTCCTCTTTCACCTCCATCAGCTCTACAATGAACACAGTAAATTGACAAAAATCAATATAAGAGGGACAAATGTGAAAAGAAATCTTATTGAACCCTAATGTAATTTATGGCAGAACACAACAAATCTCCAGTATTTATTAGGGTTGGGAATTGCCACCGACCTCCCCGTTTGatattacaatgattttttttaatgattttagaTTCTTCAATATGTATTGCAATTTTAATTATTGTGATTTGATATACAAGTTGTTTTAACTAATGGTTGACtgatatgtatgttttttttaaaatggctGATATGATATCCAGAGAACGGATATAATTATGATACCCCAAAcaatttaatattataaataacacatatataaaattgctaaaatatacatttttatatatatatatatatatatatatatatatatatatatatatatatatatatatttgcaaaagtaacatttaaaacaacTACAATGTCATATTGgtgctttttttatgtgtatCTTACCTGTATTTAGGACATTTAATTTTGCATCAACAACAAAAAGTGTGCAACTTAAATGGATCTTTCTCAAATCTTTCAGTTCATCAAagacaaagggacatttaatCAATTGTATTAACATATTATGATCAGCGCCAAGCCATTGTACACTATAAATCGCACTGAAATCAATATGCAGCATCCGTGAATGAAATTTGCATGACACATAATAAAAGTAGGCTTTAACCTTATTTTGGCCATCTTTATAAACAACTATAATGGTAATGGAAATATCATATATTCTTAATAAACATTTCTTAACAAGACATGTGAGTAAAATGACCCTGTAGTTTAAAGCTTACTGTgtataaataggcctaaataaataattaaaatatggttaacaaaaggagattagagtgagagtgtgcagTGAGAAATCccctctcctcctcttcttccttcctccaatggctaGTTCAGTAGCTTACAGTCTGTTTACATGGCAGTCACAAATTGCATgttgcataatggcagtaaggctacagggacacagtgccttgaactctaaccagaaAATTATTATTCAGAAATGCCATGAGTAGTTCAAAACTGATATCCATCATTTTAATCCAAAGAAACAAAGGtttaggctacgtgagagcccATTATGATTGACATcacatgcatttacatgacatgcATTAATTGCATCACTCCCATAAATCTCTATGAAGTCGATACATCTGAAACCTTGTCTTGCAAAAGCCATCGTTATTTCAGGAACAGTTAATAACTTTCGGCGCCTCAATAAGGTTACATGCCATTTCCATTTTTGACAGTATTTCTGCATTATTTCCATGCTGAGAAGACAAACTTCTGTACATACAGGCCAAcgtttcagcacctttggacctgACAGCTCTCGTAAAGAAGCACTAGACTTCTACTTTTTAACGAACGATCTATATGCTAGTTTGGGAAACCGGCGATACTCCATCGTAAAAAAAACAGCtacgttagttaagatgatcgtaataGCTGCGATCATCTAAAAATCTAAATGACAGCATCCAAAAATATTGTAAAGCTGTTCAGGGGTGGGTGGGTGTATGATTTCTGAGGGGGTAGCTTCTGCACTTctgcaggggggctctgtagcgccacctagaacatgggcatgttcggggggctctgtagcacatcccttttgagctatagtcac from Myxocyprinus asiaticus isolate MX2 ecotype Aquarium Trade chromosome 29, UBuf_Myxa_2, whole genome shotgun sequence includes the following:
- the LOC127420319 gene encoding gastrula zinc finger protein XlCGF57.1-like isoform X1, with the protein product MEVKEEHQELNEVEEKLQNQKHHDLITGEKSLSCSKTKKNFSPKKPQRRAAKNTFTCSQCRKSFPYKSQLYLHMRFHTGEKPYTCHQCGKSFTIKGNLNAHMKTHTGEKPYTCHQCGKGFKCKKYLKVHTRVHTGEKRFSCHQCGKSFLEKQHLNVHMRIHTGERPYMCHQCGKSFTSKGNLNAHMKTHTGEKPYTCHQCGKGFKCTKYLKVHTRVHTGEKRFSCHLCGNSFLEKEQLNIHMRIHTGERPYTCHQCGKSFTMKGNLNAHTKTHTGEKPYTCHQCGKGFKCTKYLKVHTRVHTGEKRFSCHQCGRSFLEKEQLNIHMRIHTGERPYTCHQCGKCFASAVCLKNHLRCHSGERPFKCDKCGKTFVVAHYLKNHLKIHTNKKLYKCTFCGKSYSHLSYFKMHQNIHTGVRAHVCFECGKTFMTAGTLKKHQIIHTGEKPYKCSHCRKSFTLSQNLKKHERIHTGQRSYHCSSCGKSFSTISNLRRHVKNNCSHSEQNYLQVQRDQVNSWKFR